TCAACTAAgcttcggcctcgagggcctTCTTGAGCAGCCCATCTGCGGCCTCTAGTCGCGCCGTAGCCTCCTTGGGGGAGCAGCGCCACCGAGCCGCAACCATGCCCTTCTTGACGCTTCCGTCGCACGCGTCAATGAGCCTGTCGATGccgtcgtcatcttccAGGCCCACGGCAAGATGGACTTTCGCAGCGTATGGCTCGAGTACGGCTCTAAAGATCCCGCGGGCACGGTTGATGAGCTTGGCATTCGAGCGCTTAACGTCGACCATGAGGTTACCGTACGTTTTGCCCACGCGCAACTGGACCCCCGTGCTGATCATATTGAGTATCATCTTTTGCGCTGTGCCGCTCTTCATCCGCGTGCTTCCCGTAACGACCTCGGGGCCGACGGGACATTCGATCGCATCGACACAGTGAGCAGCCATGGCGGAGGGGGCAACACAACAGATACCAGCCGTGTAGACACCACGCGTGCGAGCCCACTCGAGCGCACCGAGGACATAAGGTGTGCGACCCGAagcggcgaggccgatgaCCGAGTCGAGGTCCGGGGAAAGAGGGGGGGAAATTGCTTCGAGGTCTgacgcgccgagctcgggaCTGTCTtcggcgccctcgaccgcctTCTGAATCGCGCGGTTACCGCCCGCGATCAAGCCGATCCACTGGCCGTATGGAGCCGAGAAAGTTGGCGGGATCTCGCTCGCATCGAGAATCCCCAGCCGCCCACTCGTCCCTGCGCCGACGTATACGACGCGGCCGCCGGAGCGGACCTTTGgtgcgagggcgtcgaTAACCCGTGCAATTGTTGGGATACACCGCTGAACACTGAGCGCAACAGTCTGGTCCTGCTCATTGATCATTCCTGTCCATCAGCTATATTCTTGAGTAAACCCACCGCACATCTCCTCGGTATTCGCAATGTCGATGTCGCGGGTTTTGGCATTACGCCCCTCGGTCTGAAGTGCCGACAGGTCGATGAATGGCACGGGAGTGGTGTCGCCGCTCGGGGTTGGAGACGCGTATGAGTTGGCAAAGATGCCGTTGGGGCCATGCTTGATCGTTGCGAGAGACGCGTTCAACTTGGCGATGAGCTCGGGACGCGGAGGTGAGCCAGGGATGTGTGGCGCGTCAGTGTGCCCGTTGACGGACTTGAGCGGGAGAGTGGTGGCCGTGGGCATGGTGGCTGTGGGGCTCATGATGGGATGGGGAGAGACGATACGATCCGCTGGACAATTAAAGTACATTCGATGTTGGCGTCGGTGAGCCTGCCGACCTTGCTATCACCGGTCAGATTACGACAGGCACGATGTGGGAGTGGGGATTGTTGATCGGGGAAAGGGCCGAGTGCCGATGTCAACCATCTCCCATTTGTGTGTGGCGCAATGTATTTGTGGCTATACTCATagagtgagagtgtggGGGAGACGATGACGCTGCAACTGGACAGCTGAAGCTTCAGAATGAGGGAGCGACTGTTGGTCAAGAGGTTCCTCGCCGTGATCACCACATTCCTCACCTGTGGCTTCTGCCCTGGGCAGCAGATGCGAGCACGAAATTACACATATACATCACACGACTATACAACCTAACCTAACGCGTTGGTCTACTGCTGCACCCCCCATTGCTGCGCCCACTGCCCCTCGACATGCATGGGCGTGGAGAGATCACCGTGGGGCAGGCCCAGCACACCGCTCAGGTCGGCCCAGAAACTGTCGCTCCCCGTGTACGCCATGACAGTTGGCAAGTCCAGGTCGGGGATAGGCGTGAACACCACCTCTATGGGTGCCAGGACGCCATTCTCCTCATGCATCCGTTCCAtgaggcggtggaggagcttgccgcCAGACGTGAGGAGCATGTGGGCGAGCGAGACAAATTTGTCGTGGGCCCGGCGCACGAGGGGGTCTGGATCAGTTTCAAGTTTTACACAATTTAAGGGAGCTCACCGTCCttggggagggcgagtgtGGCGATGAGTGCGGAGTGAAGAAACAATTTGGGCCACAGGTGCAGCGAAGTGCTCCACTTGCCCACAACGAggttgagcagctcgcggcaACTCGTCATGTACTGCGCGGTATCGGGCTGCGCCGCCTGGTCGAGGTATCCATCCACGACGACCGATGCGACGCGGTAATACAGCGTcacgaggtcaaggagaaACTCGCGCCCACTGCCTGTGGGcagcttggccgcctcTGCATCTGGGGTAAGCGGGGT
Above is a genomic segment from Cutaneotrichosporon cavernicola HIS019 DNA, chromosome: 1 containing:
- a CDS encoding uncharacterized protein (glucokinase regulator family protein); amino-acid sequence: MPTATTLPLKSVNGHTDAPHIPGSPPRPELIAKLNASLATIKHGPNGIFANSYASPTPSGDTTPVPFIDLSALQTEGRNAKTRDIDIANTEEMCGMINEQDQTVALSVQRCIPTIARVIDALAPKVRSGGRVVYVGAGTSGRLGILDASEIPPTFSAPYGQWIGLIAGGNRAIQKAVEGAEDSPELGASDLEAISPPLSPDLDSVIGLAASGRTPYVLGALEWARTRGVYTAGICCVAPSAMAAHCVDAIECPVGPEVVTGSTRMKSGTAQKMILNMISTGVQLRVGKTYGNLMVDVKRSNAKLINRARGIFRAVLEPYAAKVHLAVGLEDDDGIDRLIDACDGSVKKGMVAARWRCSPKEATARLEAADGLLKKALEAEA